In Epinephelus fuscoguttatus linkage group LG15, E.fuscoguttatus.final_Chr_v1, a genomic segment contains:
- the zgc:110269 gene encoding probable flap endonuclease 1 homolog produces MGITKLADLIRLHAPGAIFHKDISDYTGKVIALDTSIVVNQFRAATPSLSPLTGLFFRTLTFLEHDIKPVFVFDGKPPGEKTAVLEKRAEAAGWKSHNRTGIASSQTKDCLQLLKLLGVPVIQAPGDAEAMCAHLVRDGTVDAVASEDMDTLPFGASILIRQLNAKKDSEVIEYSLPKLLERLQISHKEFVDLCILLGCDYCDKIAGLGPKRALTLIQKHRTIENVVLHVNRETHPVPHSWKYKEARMIFLDAPQTVAPELTWTEPDEEALVGFFCHATYVKEDRIRRRMEKFRQMREGKREEREKERAAGRSKQTRMEDFFRVTRKREQPVEVADPLSSNRKRPKSQ; encoded by the exons ATGGGGATCACCAAACTGGCAGATCTGATCCGACTCCATGCTCCTGGTGCTATATTTCATAAGGACATCAGTGACTACACAG GAAAAGTGATCGCACTGGATACCTCTATTGTTGTGAACCAGTTTCGTGCAGCGACGCCTTCACTAAG CCCCCTGACAGGTCTCTTCTTCCGCACGCTCACCTTCCTGGAACATGACATTAAgcctgtctttgtgtttgacGGGAAGCCTCCTGGGGAAAAGACAGCTGTT CTTGAGAAGCGAGCTGAGGCAGCTGGTTGGAAGTCTCACAACCGCACAGGCATAG CATCATCCCAGACCAAAGATTGTCTCCAGCTCCTGAAGCTTCTGGGTGTACCTGTCATCCAG GCTCCAGGGGATGCTGAGGCCATGTGCGCCCACCTGGTGAGAGACGGAACTGTGGACGCTGTGGCATCGGAGGACATGGACACACTGCCGTTTGGAGCCAGTATTCTCATTCGCCAGCTGAACGCCAAGAAGGACAG TGAAGTCATTGAATATTCTTTACCCAAGCTGCTAGAGAGACTCCAAATTAGTCACAAGGAG TTTGTCGACCTGTGTATTTTGCTGGGCTGTGACTACTGTGACAAGATAGCAGGTTTGGGTCCTAAGAGAGCTCTGACACTGATCCAGAAGCATCGCACTATTGAGAACGTGGTTCTGCATGTCAACAGAGAG ACCCACCCTGTGCCACATTCCTGGAAGTACAAAGAAGCACGGATGATATTCTTGGATGCACCGCAGACAGTAGCTCCTGAACTCACCTGGACTGAGCCAGATGAGGAAGCCCTGGTCGGGTTCTTCTGTCACGCCACATACGTTAA GGAGGACAGAATCCGTCGTCGGATGGAGAAGTTCCGTCAGATGCGGGAAGGTAAACGGGAGGAGAGGGAAaaggagagagcagcaggaCGCAGCAAGCAGACTCGCATGGAGGACTTCTTTAGAGTTACTAGGAAGAGGGAGCAG
- the LOC125902147 gene encoding mitochondrial fission factor homolog A-like isoform X1: MSGPTFTSPSAEVAEMNRIHYDLEYTEGISQRMRIPETLKVASGNQMGSLPLQQPLPIHATLMHVPERIIVAGDDGDAQFSRPRDLDLIQSVPPMDLLNMKAPPRVLTLSEQPLDSLETEQTTTSQSNLSQVGHFHGRSRRERSASENISGRHSSQIVRGDVSVTPSPSAPPVRLCPPLCSPEDANINLFTAAGFLSYIQSTTRRAYQQVLDVLDESHRRTHLDLALEINPDESGLVDASSLRRQIVKLNRRLQLLEEENKERSKREVILYSATVAFWLINTWIWFRR; the protein is encoded by the exons ATGAGTGGGCCAACTTTCACCTCCCCCTCTGCAGAGGTGGCTGAGATGAACCGCATCCATTATGACTTGGAGTACACAGAGGGCATCAGCCAGCGCATGCGGATCCCAGAGACCCTTAAGGTGGCTTCAGGAAACCAAATGGGATCTCTGCCACTTCAGCAACCCCTGCCCATTCATGCAACTCTGATGCATGTGCCGGAGAGGATTATTGTAGCAG GTGATGATGGAGACGCTCAATTTTCTCGTCCCCGAGACTTGGACCTGATTCAGTCTGTCCCTCCCATGGATCTCCTGAACATGAAGGCCCCACCGCGGGTCCTCACACTCTCAGAACAGCCACTGGATTCCCTTGAAACTGAACAGACTACCACATCACAGAGCAATCTCAGCCAGGTG GGCCACTTTCACGGTCGGTCTCGAAGAGAACGCAGTGCGAGTGAGAACATATCTGGCCGCCACAGCAGTCAGATTGTCAGAGGTGATGTAAG TGTAACCCCTTCCCCTTCTGCCCCCCCAGTCCGGTTGTGCCCACCCCTCTGTTCCCCTGAGGATGCGAACATCAACCTGTTTACAGCTGCGGGGTTCCTCTCTTATATTCAGTCGACAACACGGCGGGCATACCAGCAGGTCCTCGATGTGCTGGACGAAAGCCACCGCAG GACACACCTGGACCTGGCCCTGGAAATAAACCCTGATGAGTCTGGCTTGGTGGACGCTTCATCACTACGACGACAG ATTGTGAAGCTGAACCGGCGcctgcagctgctggaggaggaaaacaaagaaCGTTCCAAGCGAGAGGTGATCCTGTACTCTGCTACGGTGGCATTCTGGCTTATTAACACCTGGATCTGGTTCCGTCGCTAA
- the LOC125902147 gene encoding mitochondrial fission factor homolog A-like isoform X2 has protein sequence MSGPTFTSPSAEVAEMNRIHYDLEYTEGISQRMRIPETLKVASGNQMGSLPLQQPLPIHATLMHVPERIIVAGDDGDAQFSRPRDLDLIQSVPPMDLLNMKAPPRVLTLSEQPLDSLETEQTTTSQSNLSQGHFHGRSRRERSASENISGRHSSQIVRGDVSVTPSPSAPPVRLCPPLCSPEDANINLFTAAGFLSYIQSTTRRAYQQVLDVLDESHRRTHLDLALEINPDESGLVDASSLRRQIVKLNRRLQLLEEENKERSKREVILYSATVAFWLINTWIWFRR, from the exons ATGAGTGGGCCAACTTTCACCTCCCCCTCTGCAGAGGTGGCTGAGATGAACCGCATCCATTATGACTTGGAGTACACAGAGGGCATCAGCCAGCGCATGCGGATCCCAGAGACCCTTAAGGTGGCTTCAGGAAACCAAATGGGATCTCTGCCACTTCAGCAACCCCTGCCCATTCATGCAACTCTGATGCATGTGCCGGAGAGGATTATTGTAGCAG GTGATGATGGAGACGCTCAATTTTCTCGTCCCCGAGACTTGGACCTGATTCAGTCTGTCCCTCCCATGGATCTCCTGAACATGAAGGCCCCACCGCGGGTCCTCACACTCTCAGAACAGCCACTGGATTCCCTTGAAACTGAACAGACTACCACATCACAGAGCAATCTCAGCCAG GGCCACTTTCACGGTCGGTCTCGAAGAGAACGCAGTGCGAGTGAGAACATATCTGGCCGCCACAGCAGTCAGATTGTCAGAGGTGATGTAAG TGTAACCCCTTCCCCTTCTGCCCCCCCAGTCCGGTTGTGCCCACCCCTCTGTTCCCCTGAGGATGCGAACATCAACCTGTTTACAGCTGCGGGGTTCCTCTCTTATATTCAGTCGACAACACGGCGGGCATACCAGCAGGTCCTCGATGTGCTGGACGAAAGCCACCGCAG GACACACCTGGACCTGGCCCTGGAAATAAACCCTGATGAGTCTGGCTTGGTGGACGCTTCATCACTACGACGACAG ATTGTGAAGCTGAACCGGCGcctgcagctgctggaggaggaaaacaaagaaCGTTCCAAGCGAGAGGTGATCCTGTACTCTGCTACGGTGGCATTCTGGCTTATTAACACCTGGATCTGGTTCCGTCGCTAA